The proteins below are encoded in one region of Paenarthrobacter ilicis:
- a CDS encoding FG-GAP repeat domain-containing protein, producing MGNFFVRAARLATVAVVGLTAGLIGPGPASAASQPTPVIDGVPYVGAELRRQYNYDYYGCPSADGTSEGIRVEWLRNGVPLPAARQGDSLRVLAEDQGTRISLKVYPSTPGQTGCPSGTQLSAETKPIKASSRAMGWTGRGNFEPLARTADGRLILYPRTYTYVKGSCEGACPTYRGVWDEPRQVGQGWNVFSMVFSPGDFDGDGANDLLARDSAGNLFLYPGDGSGGWQQRRQVGQGWNVFDSIVGPGDFNGDGNNDVLARNSAGELFLYPGNGSGGWLAPVKVGQGWQVMNKIIPAGDMNGDGPVEVYARDSAGNLYLYPANGQGGWQQSAMISSGWGSFSDIAGLGSFSHNRFNDLAVINGNGDLLTYSSGANTSTLWGPYGPLGTGWNVFSNLL from the coding sequence ATGGGGAATTTCTTTGTGCGCGCTGCAAGGCTCGCGACCGTTGCGGTTGTAGGTCTCACCGCAGGATTGATCGGACCGGGACCCGCCTCGGCGGCCTCCCAGCCAACGCCAGTGATCGACGGCGTCCCCTACGTGGGTGCCGAACTGCGCCGCCAGTACAACTACGACTACTACGGGTGCCCCAGTGCGGACGGGACTTCGGAGGGCATCAGGGTGGAATGGCTCCGCAATGGCGTACCCCTTCCAGCCGCGCGCCAAGGTGACAGCCTCCGGGTCCTGGCGGAAGACCAAGGCACCCGCATCTCCCTGAAGGTCTACCCGTCCACTCCCGGCCAAACTGGCTGCCCCAGCGGCACCCAGTTGAGCGCCGAAACCAAACCCATCAAAGCGTCAAGCCGCGCCATGGGGTGGACCGGCAGGGGCAACTTCGAACCCTTGGCGCGTACCGCGGACGGCCGGCTCATCCTGTACCCACGGACCTACACGTACGTCAAAGGAAGCTGCGAGGGGGCTTGCCCCACCTACCGTGGAGTGTGGGATGAGCCCCGCCAAGTGGGCCAGGGCTGGAACGTGTTCAGCATGGTGTTCTCCCCCGGCGACTTCGACGGCGATGGCGCCAACGACCTTCTGGCCAGGGATTCCGCTGGCAACCTCTTCCTGTATCCCGGCGACGGCAGCGGTGGCTGGCAGCAACGGCGTCAGGTGGGCCAGGGGTGGAATGTTTTCGACTCGATCGTGGGTCCCGGCGACTTCAACGGTGATGGCAACAACGATGTCCTGGCACGGAACTCTGCCGGTGAGCTGTTCCTCTACCCGGGCAACGGTAGCGGCGGTTGGCTGGCACCCGTGAAGGTGGGTCAAGGCTGGCAGGTCATGAACAAGATCATCCCGGCCGGGGACATGAACGGCGACGGCCCGGTGGAGGTCTACGCACGGGACTCAGCCGGCAATCTGTATCTGTATCCGGCGAACGGCCAAGGAGGATGGCAGCAGTCCGCCATGATCAGCAGCGGATGGGGCTCGTTCTCCGATATCGCAGGACTGGGAAGTTTCAGCCACAACAGGTTCAACGACCTCGCCGTGATCAACGGGAACGGCGATCTGCTGACGTACTCCAGCGGGGCAAACACGTCCACCCTGTGGGGCCCCTACGGGCCTCTGGGCACAGGGTGGAACGTGTTCAGCAACCTTCTCTAG
- a CDS encoding NtaA/DmoA family FMN-dependent monooxygenase (This protein belongs to a clade of FMN-dependent monooxygenases, within a broader family of flavin-dependent oxidoreductases, the luciferase-like monooxygenase (LMM) family, some of whose members use coenzyme F420 rather than FMN.): protein MTRDIFQPSGQIQFGIFFQGVNSGTIWKAAESGSQTDFESFRHIVQTAERGKFAAFFLGEGLRLREHLGRPHALDVVGRPDAQTMLAALAAITTNIGLVATQNTTYNDPADLAHRLQSLDLISGGRAAWNIVTTDNAWTGANFRRGGYLDHADRYKHAEAFVETAKRIWDSWETPEGPARRVLHEGQHYTVDVTPRLPRSAQYRPVLFQAGDSPDGRDFAARQADVIFSAHPKFDDAVEFRRDIVARSVAVGRGANAVQIMPASEFILAATDQEAQEKKAWVRSLQIGPQQAIAYLEQFWGRELSSYDPDGPLPDIDPVVEETSETRGSGFHGAKARQLADQWRAEAKDKGFSIRQFVSSKTARIDATFTGSYNSVADHLAEYARVGAVDGFNISPWLIPTGLDDIVNHLVPELQERGVYPTEYRGTTLRENLGLETPVRSSEAVPAS, encoded by the coding sequence ATGACACGGGACATTTTCCAGCCCTCCGGCCAGATCCAGTTCGGGATCTTTTTCCAGGGCGTCAACTCCGGCACCATCTGGAAGGCAGCCGAGTCCGGCTCGCAGACGGACTTCGAGTCCTTCCGGCACATCGTCCAAACGGCCGAGCGCGGCAAGTTCGCAGCCTTCTTCCTGGGCGAGGGACTCCGCCTGCGTGAGCACCTTGGCCGCCCCCACGCACTGGACGTGGTGGGCAGGCCGGATGCGCAAACCATGCTGGCAGCCTTGGCGGCCATCACCACGAACATCGGCTTGGTGGCCACCCAGAACACCACGTACAACGATCCCGCCGACCTGGCACACCGTTTGCAGTCCTTGGACCTGATTTCCGGCGGCCGTGCTGCCTGGAACATCGTTACCACGGACAATGCCTGGACGGGAGCCAACTTCCGCCGCGGCGGATATTTGGACCACGCCGATCGCTACAAGCATGCCGAAGCGTTCGTGGAAACCGCCAAGCGCATCTGGGATTCCTGGGAGACACCCGAAGGCCCGGCACGGCGCGTGCTGCATGAAGGCCAGCACTACACCGTGGACGTGACCCCGCGCCTGCCGCGGAGCGCCCAGTACCGTCCGGTGCTGTTCCAAGCCGGCGACTCTCCCGATGGCCGCGACTTTGCGGCCCGCCAGGCAGACGTGATCTTCTCCGCGCACCCGAAGTTTGACGACGCCGTGGAATTCCGACGCGACATTGTGGCCCGTTCCGTCGCCGTCGGACGTGGTGCCAACGCCGTGCAGATCATGCCGGCCAGCGAGTTCATCCTGGCGGCCACCGATCAGGAAGCCCAGGAGAAGAAGGCCTGGGTCCGCAGCCTGCAGATCGGTCCGCAGCAGGCAATCGCGTATTTGGAACAGTTCTGGGGTCGCGAGCTCTCCTCCTACGACCCCGACGGTCCCCTGCCGGACATCGACCCCGTTGTGGAAGAAACCTCGGAGACCCGTGGCAGTGGTTTCCACGGCGCCAAAGCACGGCAACTTGCCGACCAATGGCGTGCCGAAGCCAAGGACAAGGGCTTCTCCATCCGCCAGTTCGTGAGTTCCAAGACGGCCAGGATTGACGCTACGTTCACCGGTTCCTACAACTCCGTGGCCGATCACCTGGCCGAGTATGCACGCGTAGGTGCTGTGGATGGCTTCAATATTTCGCCGTGGCTCATCCCCACCGGACTGGATGACATTGTGAACCACTTGGTCCCCGAACTCCAGGAGCGCGGCGTATACCCCACCGAATACCGCGGCACCACGCTCCGGGAGAACCTGGGCCTGGAGACTCCGGTGCGCTCCAGTGAGGCCGTCCCGGCGTCATGA
- a CDS encoding LLM class flavin-dependent oxidoreductase: MSIAEKAGFLAIELDGAGYEDLARAVLAAESAGFHVATFQDEPAAGRTNALQRAAFAGPLTRTIAVVPEVDTVYTEPFHVSTQLASLDYVSGGRAGWIATAAESPEAAAAVGRSFVTGGALAEEAAASIEVGRRLWDSWEDDAVIRDVATGRYIDVDKLHYADFETPAGFSGKAYSVKGPSIIPRPLQGQLPVLAAASLVGDGLVPVSAVDAVLVSAPTTELLVAEVRDVRARLGSPVAIIAELDVVLDSRGQSALARTVASEEAHRARFVGSAAGLTDLLDGLLKEADGVRLHPADVDVELEELSRLVLPELRRRGALRPLVQDGTFRDVLGLAPAENRYSTTAAAPVAAGK; encoded by the coding sequence GTGAGTATTGCTGAGAAGGCCGGATTCCTGGCCATTGAACTCGACGGAGCCGGGTATGAGGACCTTGCCCGGGCTGTCCTCGCCGCTGAATCCGCGGGCTTCCATGTGGCGACCTTCCAGGACGAACCCGCCGCGGGGCGGACCAATGCACTGCAGCGCGCAGCCTTCGCCGGTCCGCTCACCCGGACCATCGCCGTGGTGCCGGAAGTGGACACCGTTTACACGGAGCCCTTCCACGTCTCCACGCAGCTGGCCAGTTTGGACTATGTGTCAGGAGGCCGCGCCGGCTGGATCGCCACCGCGGCCGAGTCGCCCGAGGCCGCAGCCGCCGTCGGACGTTCCTTTGTCACGGGCGGGGCGCTCGCAGAAGAAGCTGCCGCTTCCATTGAAGTGGGCCGGCGTTTGTGGGATTCCTGGGAAGACGACGCCGTGATCCGCGACGTCGCCACAGGCCGCTACATTGACGTTGACAAGCTGCACTATGCGGACTTCGAAACCCCTGCCGGCTTCAGCGGCAAGGCCTACTCCGTCAAGGGCCCGTCCATCATTCCGCGCCCGCTGCAGGGCCAACTGCCGGTGCTGGCTGCAGCCTCGCTGGTGGGGGATGGCCTGGTTCCGGTGTCGGCCGTGGACGCAGTCCTGGTCAGTGCGCCCACCACGGAGCTGCTGGTTGCGGAAGTCCGCGACGTACGGGCGCGGCTGGGTTCCCCGGTGGCGATCATCGCGGAGCTCGACGTCGTGCTGGACTCGCGCGGGCAAAGCGCACTGGCGCGGACGGTCGCCTCGGAAGAGGCGCATCGTGCACGGTTTGTCGGCTCCGCGGCCGGACTTACCGATCTTCTGGACGGCCTTCTGAAGGAAGCCGACGGCGTTCGCCTCCACCCTGCCGACGTGGACGTTGAGCTGGAAGAACTTTCGCGGCTCGTCCTCCCTGAGCTGCGCCGCCGTGGGGCCTTGCGCCCACTGGTCCAGGACGGGACTTTCCGTGATGTCCTCGGGCTTGCACCTGCGGAGAACCGCTATTCGACCACTGCCGCGGCTCCTGTTGCCGCCGGAAAGTAG
- a CDS encoding DUF1684 domain-containing protein, with the protein MSTQGNTTATLDSFEQEWQEWHAAHERKRAHPHGFLAVTHLHWLTAEPARLEGAPGTWSVESGVVRVVLEPGESLEQDGVQLGSPIELGPIAERGGINLVWGDTVIEVAKRGGEYIVRPRNPANDLLAEYQGTPTYAPTAAFAVEGTFVPFDQPRSTTVGAAVEGIQHVYEAPGQIRFQLDGEELALTAFNGYAPGSLSVLFTDRTSGKTTYAANRSLSVTPAADGTVQLDFNRAVNLPCAYTDLATCPLPPAENRLPVAIEAGEKIPYERQDQK; encoded by the coding sequence ATGTCTACGCAAGGTAACACCACAGCCACCCTGGACTCCTTCGAGCAGGAGTGGCAGGAATGGCACGCAGCCCACGAACGCAAACGCGCCCACCCCCACGGCTTCCTGGCCGTGACCCATCTCCACTGGCTCACCGCTGAACCGGCCCGGCTGGAAGGCGCCCCGGGAACCTGGAGCGTGGAGTCCGGCGTCGTCCGCGTTGTCCTGGAGCCGGGAGAGAGCCTGGAACAAGATGGTGTGCAGCTGGGCTCGCCTATCGAGCTGGGGCCGATCGCTGAACGCGGCGGCATCAACCTGGTGTGGGGCGACACCGTGATTGAAGTAGCCAAGCGCGGCGGCGAGTACATTGTGCGTCCCCGCAACCCCGCCAATGACCTGCTGGCGGAATACCAGGGCACGCCCACGTATGCGCCCACTGCAGCATTCGCGGTGGAGGGTACGTTCGTTCCTTTTGACCAGCCGCGATCCACCACGGTGGGCGCTGCTGTGGAGGGCATCCAGCACGTCTACGAAGCGCCCGGACAGATCCGGTTCCAGCTGGACGGCGAGGAACTGGCCTTGACGGCATTCAACGGATACGCGCCCGGATCCCTGTCCGTGCTGTTCACTGACCGGACCTCGGGCAAAACCACCTATGCGGCCAATCGTTCGCTGTCCGTGACCCCTGCCGCCGACGGTACCGTGCAGCTGGACTTCAACCGCGCGGTGAATCTGCCCTGCGCCTACACGGACCTGGCCACCTGCCCGCTCCCCCCTGCCGAGAACCGGTTGCCAGTGGCCATCGAAGCCGGAGAAAAAATCCCCTACGAACGTCAGGACCAGAAGTGA
- a CDS encoding LLM class flavin-dependent oxidoreductase — MKFQVLDIIPHLKHPVTGEIVSTADRLNQVVETAHRAEELGFDSFSVGERHAGEFVSSSPTTVLAAIAAVTSRIRLQSGVTVLSVLDPVRVAEDYATIDQLSRGRLELVIGKGNEILQYPLFGLSLDDQWDLLAEKYALLRTLWRKESVTWSGRFRPALTEPTTTTPRPFAGSPRIWHGSATTLTSAALAAKWGDPLFTANAIQPRENYKVLIDHYREEYERHGHDPRHQYLGSGSGAGGVFIADTTQEAIRQYGPVYEGLTAGRNVPGNNSPFRDIEHAVAEGPALVGSPEQVIDKILSYHSLYGHDLQSISLPTTLPFEQQLDILERFALEVIPAVRAAAPTTLWEAVDPFGGRPEFAGATEPDAAAAVTADHALNRSDTAYVYAR, encoded by the coding sequence ATGAAGTTCCAGGTCCTGGACATCATTCCGCACCTGAAGCATCCGGTGACGGGGGAGATCGTCTCCACCGCTGACCGTTTGAACCAGGTGGTGGAAACGGCCCACCGGGCTGAGGAGCTCGGCTTCGACAGCTTCTCAGTTGGGGAACGTCATGCCGGCGAGTTTGTCTCGTCCTCCCCGACGACGGTCCTCGCCGCGATTGCCGCCGTCACCAGCCGTATTCGCCTGCAATCCGGGGTTACCGTGCTCTCGGTACTGGACCCGGTGCGCGTTGCCGAGGATTACGCCACCATCGACCAACTGAGCCGTGGCCGCCTGGAACTGGTGATCGGCAAGGGCAACGAGATCCTTCAGTACCCCCTGTTTGGTTTGTCCTTGGACGACCAATGGGACCTGCTGGCCGAGAAGTACGCCTTGCTGCGGACACTCTGGCGCAAGGAAAGCGTCACGTGGTCAGGCCGCTTCCGCCCGGCCCTCACCGAGCCGACCACGACGACGCCACGCCCCTTCGCGGGTTCACCCCGGATTTGGCACGGCTCGGCTACAACCCTGACATCCGCTGCGCTCGCAGCCAAGTGGGGCGATCCGCTGTTCACAGCCAACGCCATCCAGCCGCGGGAGAACTACAAGGTACTGATTGACCACTACCGCGAGGAATACGAACGCCACGGCCACGATCCCCGCCACCAGTACCTTGGCTCGGGCAGCGGGGCCGGAGGAGTGTTCATTGCGGACACCACGCAGGAGGCCATCCGCCAGTACGGCCCGGTGTACGAGGGTTTGACCGCGGGCCGGAATGTGCCGGGCAACAACTCGCCATTCCGCGACATTGAGCACGCCGTGGCCGAGGGCCCCGCCTTGGTGGGAAGCCCGGAACAGGTGATCGACAAGATCCTCAGCTACCACTCCCTGTACGGCCACGATCTCCAATCGATCTCCCTGCCCACCACGCTGCCGTTCGAACAGCAGCTGGACATCCTGGAGCGCTTCGCCCTGGAAGTCATCCCCGCCGTCCGGGCCGCGGCCCCCACCACACTGTGGGAAGCGGTGGACCCCTTTGGCGGCCGCCCGGAATTCGCCGGGGCCACCGAACCGGACGCCGCAGCAGCAGTCACCGCCGATCATGCTTTGAACAGGAGCGATACCGCCTATGTCTACGCAAGGTAA
- a CDS encoding ABC transporter substrate-binding protein, translated as MLRTTHSHSSSEPSRGSTKRRFLALAVLPAVVLPVLAGCSDPGASAAKPESEAAKNGVVYNTSVDQNRIRDEKDAAAAAKVPAAISKDGKLTVATTAGSIPLSFHATDDKTPIGVEVDIAQLVADKLGLELDLQVTSWENWPLKTQSGDFEAVFSNVGINAARVKLFDFSTYRAAYMGFEAKKSSSYDIKGSDDISGLKISVGSGTNQEKILLAWNKELEAKGKAPAALQYYSSDADTILALSSGRTDLNLAPYPSVTYRENTRDDLKVVGKVNAGWPAETLVAATTLKGNGLAPAITDALNSTIKDGSYGKVLERWGLSEEAVPESKTVTEATFVTPAGTTK; from the coding sequence ATGCTTCGCACCACCCACAGCCACTCGTCCTCTGAACCATCCCGGGGCTCCACCAAACGCAGGTTCCTGGCACTCGCTGTACTTCCCGCCGTCGTACTTCCTGTTCTGGCGGGTTGCTCCGATCCCGGTGCGTCGGCTGCCAAGCCGGAATCGGAAGCTGCCAAGAACGGCGTCGTGTACAACACCTCCGTTGACCAGAACCGGATCCGCGATGAGAAGGATGCCGCAGCCGCAGCCAAGGTTCCGGCCGCCATCTCCAAGGACGGCAAGCTGACGGTAGCCACCACGGCCGGCTCCATCCCACTGTCCTTCCACGCCACGGATGACAAGACCCCCATTGGCGTGGAGGTGGACATCGCCCAGTTGGTGGCGGACAAGCTGGGCCTGGAACTGGACCTCCAAGTGACCTCCTGGGAGAACTGGCCGCTGAAGACGCAGTCCGGCGACTTCGAGGCAGTGTTCTCCAACGTGGGCATCAACGCCGCACGCGTGAAGCTGTTCGACTTCTCCACCTACCGCGCTGCCTACATGGGCTTCGAGGCTAAGAAGAGCTCCAGCTACGACATCAAGGGCTCGGACGACATCTCCGGCTTGAAGATCTCCGTGGGCTCGGGCACCAACCAGGAAAAGATCCTCCTGGCGTGGAACAAAGAACTCGAAGCCAAGGGCAAGGCCCCCGCTGCGCTCCAGTACTACTCCTCCGACGCCGACACCATCCTGGCGCTGTCCTCAGGCCGTACCGACCTGAACCTGGCCCCGTACCCGTCGGTGACGTACCGCGAGAACACGCGCGACGACCTCAAAGTGGTGGGCAAGGTCAACGCCGGCTGGCCCGCTGAGACACTGGTTGCTGCCACCACCCTGAAGGGCAACGGGCTGGCCCCGGCCATCACCGACGCCTTGAACTCCACCATCAAGGACGGCTCCTACGGCAAGGTCCTGGAACGCTGGGGACTCTCCGAGGAAGCAGTGCCGGAATCCAAAACCGTTACCGAGGCAACGTTCGTCACCCCGGCAGGGACCACCAAATGA
- a CDS encoding amino acid ABC transporter ATP-binding protein, producing the protein MSIIAARKQNTRAAQAAAGTAAGDVAGEAPGTTGSAAAANRSAEGKAGTRGQVDITNVRKSFGATEVLKGVSLSVPPGGVAVIVGPSGSGKSTLLRTINHLEKVDGGYITIDGDLVGYQVRGNKLHELREKDILKQRTNIGMVFQSFNLFPHLTALENVIEAPIVAQKRSKAEARKRGLELLDRVGLKDRADAYPRQLSGGQQQRVAIARALALDPKILLFDEPTSALDPELVNEVLDVIRELAKSGTTLIIVTHEMGFARDVADTVVFMDDGLVVESGSPQDIFANPREERTRSFFSKVIEPAFNI; encoded by the coding sequence ATGAGCATCATCGCCGCACGCAAGCAAAACACGAGGGCGGCACAGGCTGCCGCTGGAACCGCGGCCGGGGACGTTGCCGGGGAAGCCCCGGGCACCACCGGTTCGGCCGCGGCTGCCAACCGTTCAGCCGAAGGAAAAGCCGGCACCCGCGGCCAAGTGGACATCACCAACGTCCGCAAGTCTTTCGGCGCCACCGAGGTCCTCAAGGGCGTCTCCTTGTCGGTCCCGCCCGGCGGCGTCGCAGTGATCGTGGGTCCCTCCGGGTCCGGCAAGTCCACCCTGCTGCGGACCATCAACCACCTGGAAAAAGTCGACGGCGGGTACATCACCATCGATGGCGACCTGGTGGGCTACCAGGTGCGCGGCAACAAGCTCCATGAGCTCCGCGAAAAGGACATCCTCAAGCAGCGCACCAACATTGGCATGGTGTTCCAAAGCTTCAACCTGTTCCCGCACCTCACCGCGCTGGAAAACGTGATCGAGGCGCCGATCGTGGCCCAGAAGCGTTCCAAGGCCGAAGCCCGGAAACGTGGTTTGGAACTCCTGGACCGTGTGGGCTTGAAGGACAGGGCGGACGCCTACCCCCGCCAGCTTTCCGGCGGGCAGCAGCAGCGCGTGGCCATTGCGCGGGCGCTGGCACTTGATCCCAAGATCCTGCTGTTCGATGAGCCCACGTCCGCACTGGACCCTGAGCTGGTCAACGAAGTCCTGGACGTCATCCGGGAACTGGCAAAATCCGGCACCACCCTGATCATCGTTACCCACGAGATGGGCTTTGCCCGTGACGTGGCGGACACCGTGGTGTTCATGGACGACGGACTGGTTGTTGAGTCCGGCTCCCCACAGGACATCTTCGCCAACCCCCGCGAGGAACGCACCCGCAGCTTCTTCTCCAAAGTCATCGAACCAGCTTTCAACATCTAG
- a CDS encoding amino acid ABC transporter permease: MSATAPPATAETAPPTPDYSDYKLVPAKHPWRWVGTVLVAAGVAAIVWSLATNPRWEWGVVAEWFTAQSVVKGLIETLKLTAISGVLGFILGFILALMRLSASPLLVSVSWTFSWIFRSTPLLVQLLLWYNLGYLYEKISLGIPFTDVRFFEAQTTTLISQFAAAVLGLTLNQAAYSAEIIRGGILSVDQGQLEAASALGIPAWKRSTRIVLPQAMRAILPNAFNEIIGLVKGTSIVYVLAYSELFYTVQVIYNRTQQVLPLLLVATLWYVVITSVLSVFQYYIERHFSKGAVRNLPLTPLQKARKFFSTHVAASPAKDAR; encoded by the coding sequence ATGAGTGCAACAGCACCGCCTGCCACGGCGGAAACTGCACCGCCCACCCCGGACTATTCCGACTACAAGCTGGTCCCGGCCAAGCATCCCTGGCGTTGGGTGGGCACCGTGCTGGTTGCTGCCGGCGTCGCGGCCATCGTGTGGTCCCTGGCCACCAATCCCCGCTGGGAGTGGGGCGTGGTGGCCGAATGGTTCACCGCGCAGTCTGTAGTGAAGGGCTTGATCGAAACCCTCAAGCTCACGGCCATTTCAGGAGTGCTGGGGTTCATCCTCGGTTTCATCCTGGCCTTGATGCGCCTCTCCGCTTCGCCACTGTTGGTATCGGTGTCGTGGACGTTCTCCTGGATTTTCCGTTCCACCCCGCTGCTGGTCCAGTTGCTGCTCTGGTACAACCTGGGATACCTCTACGAAAAAATCAGCCTGGGCATACCGTTCACGGACGTCAGGTTCTTCGAAGCGCAGACCACCACGCTCATCAGCCAGTTCGCTGCGGCGGTCCTGGGCCTCACCTTGAACCAGGCCGCATACTCGGCAGAGATCATCCGTGGAGGCATCCTCTCCGTGGACCAGGGCCAACTGGAAGCTGCCTCCGCCTTGGGCATCCCGGCCTGGAAGCGTTCCACCAGGATTGTCCTGCCGCAGGCCATGCGGGCCATCCTGCCCAACGCCTTCAACGAGATCATCGGCCTGGTGAAGGGCACCTCGATCGTTTACGTCCTGGCCTACTCGGAGCTCTTCTACACCGTGCAGGTGATCTACAACCGGACCCAGCAGGTCCTGCCGCTGTTGCTGGTGGCCACGCTCTGGTACGTGGTGATCACCTCGGTGCTGAGCGTTTTCCAGTACTACATTGAACGGCACTTCTCCAAGGGGGCTGTCCGGAACCTGCCGCTCACGCCCCTGCAGAAGGCCCGCAAGTTCTTCTCCACCCACGTTGCCGCTTCTCCCGCAAAGGACGCCCGATGA
- a CDS encoding FAD/NAD(P)-binding protein — protein MPSRVPTIAFIGGGPRTAGVLERIAASRPELFHGPLRIHVIEPHQPGSGRIWRYDQSPGLLLNSTAADVTMFTDGSVACDGPAVDGPGLAAWAAGVLDGSIRDVPVLEPHLLAQLHALTPASFPSRQLQSKYLEWFFRRAVSALGKNVSVTVHQDTATTVSPSDHRGPDAGAHRVRLASGAEVLADVVVYALGHTDSAPDDESARFSEFAARHDRFHAPPSYTTDVDYSPISAGQDVIVSGMGLAFVDLLVLLFEGRGGRFEEGTDGQLSYVPSGAEPRVWAGSRRGVPYHSKISSTLQGEPVARPRYFTADAIDSLLASHAELDFRAHLWPLIAKDAGYAYYRELFTGYPSRVEGTWADFEARLDALDWYSTAREELVAAAVPDPTLRLDLEKLDHPLSGCAFSDHATVQRSVAAYIQRDLDLRTSEDHSETLALFMALLFVYMDLGRLVPQERLNARSQQAIHGWWHGFFSFVDSGPPAHRLREMLALHRAGFLKFLGPGMWVRADESVGRFVAGTFQSPVVVDASAYIEARLPSASVERSANPALTDLHDAGVGTEQRLLTSEGTHSTGKLLVSGNHEVLSPVGTPQKGLFAVGPWTSGWGAGAFARPNTNAAPFRENDALARRILASVAAAVPAPQPN, from the coding sequence ATGCCGTCACGAGTTCCCACCATTGCCTTCATTGGCGGCGGCCCGCGTACGGCCGGCGTCCTGGAACGGATTGCGGCCAGCCGTCCCGAACTGTTCCACGGCCCCCTGCGCATCCACGTGATTGAACCGCACCAGCCGGGATCGGGGAGGATCTGGCGCTATGACCAGAGCCCGGGCCTGCTGCTGAACTCCACTGCCGCGGACGTCACCATGTTCACTGATGGTTCCGTGGCCTGCGACGGCCCGGCCGTGGACGGTCCCGGGCTCGCCGCGTGGGCCGCCGGGGTCCTCGACGGCAGCATCCGTGACGTTCCCGTGCTGGAGCCGCACCTGCTCGCGCAGCTTCACGCCTTGACGCCGGCGTCCTTCCCCAGCCGGCAACTGCAGAGCAAATACCTGGAATGGTTCTTCCGCCGCGCCGTCTCCGCCCTGGGGAAAAACGTCTCCGTCACCGTCCACCAGGACACGGCAACCACGGTTTCTCCGTCGGACCACCGCGGGCCCGACGCCGGTGCGCACCGCGTGCGGCTGGCCTCCGGCGCGGAGGTGCTTGCCGACGTCGTGGTCTACGCCTTGGGCCACACCGATTCCGCTCCTGACGACGAGTCCGCCCGCTTCAGCGAATTCGCTGCCCGGCATGACAGGTTCCATGCGCCGCCGTCGTACACCACCGATGTTGACTACTCCCCCATCAGCGCCGGCCAGGACGTGATCGTCTCGGGGATGGGGCTGGCGTTCGTGGACCTGCTGGTGCTGTTGTTCGAGGGCCGCGGCGGCCGGTTCGAAGAAGGCACGGACGGCCAGCTCAGCTACGTGCCGTCCGGCGCCGAGCCACGGGTCTGGGCCGGTTCCCGCCGCGGAGTGCCGTACCACTCCAAAATCTCGTCCACGCTGCAGGGCGAGCCCGTTGCCCGTCCGCGGTATTTCACGGCCGATGCCATCGATTCCCTCTTGGCCTCCCACGCGGAACTCGATTTCCGCGCGCACCTGTGGCCGCTGATCGCCAAGGACGCCGGGTACGCCTATTACCGCGAGCTTTTCACCGGCTACCCGTCGCGGGTTGAGGGGACGTGGGCGGACTTCGAGGCGCGGCTGGATGCCCTGGATTGGTACAGCACAGCGCGGGAAGAGCTGGTAGCCGCGGCCGTTCCGGACCCCACACTGCGGTTGGACCTGGAAAAGCTGGACCACCCCCTGAGCGGATGTGCCTTCTCTGACCACGCCACAGTGCAGCGCTCCGTGGCCGCCTACATCCAGCGGGACTTGGATCTGCGCACCAGCGAGGACCATTCCGAAACCCTTGCCCTGTTCATGGCGCTGCTTTTCGTTTACATGGACCTGGGCCGGCTTGTCCCGCAGGAGCGGCTGAATGCGCGCTCCCAGCAAGCCATTCATGGTTGGTGGCACGGCTTCTTCAGCTTCGTCGACTCGGGCCCGCCGGCCCACCGGCTCCGCGAGATGCTCGCACTGCACCGGGCCGGTTTCCTCAAGTTCCTGGGGCCGGGCATGTGGGTCAGGGCCGACGAATCAGTTGGCCGGTTCGTTGCCGGGACCTTCCAGTCGCCAGTGGTGGTTGACGCTTCGGCGTACATTGAAGCCCGGTTGCCTTCCGCGTCCGTGGAACGTTCGGCGAATCCGGCCCTCACAGACCTGCACGACGCCGGTGTGGGCACCGAACAGAGGCTGCTCACCTCCGAAGGCACACACTCCACCGGAAAACTGCTGGTCTCCGGGAATCACGAGGTTCTCTCCCCTGTTGGAACACCACAGAAGGGTTTGTTCGCAGTGGGTCCCTGGACCTCCGGCTGGGGTGCCGGGGCCTTCGCCCGTCCCAACACCAACGCCGCACCGTTCCGGGAAAATGACGCCTTGGCACGCCGTATCCTGGCCTCCGTGGCTGCCGCGGTACCTGCACCCCAACCCAACTAG